The Populus alba chromosome 6, ASM523922v2, whole genome shotgun sequence genome contains a region encoding:
- the LOC118048425 gene encoding calcium-dependent protein kinase 13, which translates to MGNCCRSPAAVAREDVKSSFSGHDHGKKDNTAKKTPQPITVLTGFPKENIEERYLVDRELGRGEFGVTYLCIERDSRELLACKSISKRKLRTAVDIEDVRREVAIMKHLPKSSSIVSLKEACEDDNAVHLVMELCEGGELFDRIVARGHYTERAAAAVTRTIVEVVQLCHKHGVIHRDLKPENFLFASKKENSPLKAIDFGLSIFFKPGERFSEIVGSPYYMAPEVLKRNYGPEIDIWSAGVILYILLCGVPPFWAESEQGVAQAILRGVIDFKRDPWPNISENAKGLVRQMLEPDPKLRLTAKQVLEHPWLLNAKKAPNVPLGDVVKSRLKQFSMMNRFKRKALRVIADFLSIEEVEDIKEMFKKMDTDNDGIVSIEELKTGLQSFGSQLGESEVQMLIEAVDANGKGKLDYGEFVAVSLPLQRMDNDEHLRKAFSYFDKDGNGYIEPDELRDALMEDGADDCTDVANDIFQEVDTDKDGRISYDEFFAMMKTGTDWRKASRHYSRGRFNSLSMKLMKDGSLNLGSDNANIGGVNSVGL; encoded by the exons atgGGGAATTGTTGCAGATCTCCGGCCGCCGTAGCTAGAGAAGATGTGAAATCGAGCTTCTCCGGTCACGATCAcggaaagaaagacaacacagcTAAAAAAACACCGCAACCAATCACAGTACTCACTGGCTTCCCCAAGGAGAATATCGAAGAGCGCTATTTAGTAGATCGTGAGCTAGGTCGGGGAGAATTTGGCGTAACGTATCTGTGTATAGAGCGAGACTCGAGAGAGTTACTTGCTTGTAAGAGCATTTCGAAGAGGAAGTTGAGGACTGCTGTGGATATTGAAGATGTCAGACGAGAAGTAGCGATAATGAAGCATTTGCCGAAGAGTTCGAGTATTGTGAGCTTGAAAGAAGCTTGTGAGGATGATAATGCGGTGCATTTGGTTATGGAGTTGTGTGAAGGAGGGGAATTGTTTGATAGAATTGTTGCTAGAGGTCATTATACTGAAAGAGCCGCCGCCGCCGTGACTAGAACGATTGTTGAGGTTGTGCAGTTGTGTCATAAGCATGGTGTGATTCATAGGGATTTGAAGCCGGAGAATTTTTTGTTCGCGAGTAAGAAAGAGAATTCGCCTTTGAAAGCTATTGATTTTGGCTTGTCTATTTTCTTTAAGCCAG GTGAGAGGTTCTCTGAAATTGTTGGAAGTCCTTATTACATGGCTCCAGAGGTGCTCAAGCGGAACTATGGACCGGAAATTGATATATGGAGTGCAGGGGTCATTCTCTATATCTTGTTGTGCGGTGTTCCACCATTTTGGGCCG AGTCCGAGCAAGGAGTTGCTCAGGCCATTCTTCGTGGGGTTATAGATTTCAAACGGGATCCATGGCCAAATATTTCGGAAAATGCTAAGGGTTTAGTGAGGCAAATGCTGGAGCCAGACCCAAAGCTTCGATTAACTGCAAAACAAGTGTTag AGCATCCTTGGCTCCTAAATGCTAAGAAAGCGCCAAATGTTCCTCTTGGAGATGTTGTCAAGTCAAGACTTAAGCAGTTTTCAATGATGAACAGATTCAAAAGAAAAGCTCTCAGG GTTATTGCTGATTTCTTATCCATTGAAGAAGTTGAAGATATCAAAGAAATGTTCAAGAAGATGGACACTGATAATGACGGTATTGTTTCAATTGAAGAATTGAAAACTGGACTTCAAAGTTTTGGTTCCCAGCTTGGGGAGTCTGAAGTTCAAATGCTTATTGAAGCT GTAGATGCTAATGGGAAGGGTAAACTAGACTATGGGGAGTTTGTCGCTGTTTCTCTTCCTCTCCAAAGGATGGACAATGATGAGCATCTTCGCAAGGCATTCTCCTACTTCGACAAGGATGGCAATGGTTACATTGAGCCAGATGAGCTCCGGGATGCCCTGATGGAGGATGGAGCGGATGATTGTACAGATGTGGCAAATGACATCTTCCAAGAAGTAGACACTGACAAG GATGGAAGAATCAGCTATGACGAATTCTTTGCTATGATGAAAACTGGAACAGATTGGAGGAAAGCTTCCCGTCATTACTCTAGAGGGAGATTCAACAGTCTAAGCATGAAGCTCATGAAGGATGGTTCACTAAACCTGGGGAGTG ACAATGCGAACATTGGTGGGGTGAACTCTGTAGGGCTGTAG